A window of Formosa sp. Hel1_31_208 contains these coding sequences:
- a CDS encoding AAA family ATPase, which yields MEHNSTFPIKQNELDMLRDEATSYIKSIQWEQGQRAKNKDKDNKDESILLYLSRAKGNGGTEITSVSKTILELKKRLLPESIAIPIYLNQTLYAVQEGIALGIWIKDSYYDASGLSSLAENRTALDNSGKREYESKMQTATAFMLFSTAYKILHDLQTLASDDLSVMKNKFAGIPEVSLMTPLKGISCALFYYDKYLGHPEIIKTDKDVIDFTVVFFEALIAEIQMRKSSLEYTETISDRTYKLENSDFAVSGWENIFQGAAKSVEFNKIQFEQIVGNRDAKHFARRLTERMLSYDFTAKKNPFQELGGFMPVFMGYGIPGTGKSMLIAAIATRLKEHCDSLDIPFLFHPMPDTLISTFQGGSAEKMVEWMKPLQDPSKLIFAPIDDAENNLQERTAQGVSAGVKEVIGVFLRYTEGAYAVNYGNSSIGLFTNLPEMLDKAVISRVQGRFKIDGAKTEYDFLDQDHLWWRKFDDTMPDFVNMQGPENYSYLQDQGLAKNMGEILKHSDKPSEERVLEAYDKIENNFKTNQHLFFANLYTEIQKIFPFFSSRDVRNIQSAISLRLTDFDLEEDWFENPEIYFKKDYDTKYNMLQELMRANMKGLDFSEIRRQEVVRYLDNVATIADTDFKRKVDARVNQLNIDSEARERFGKLNS from the coding sequence ATGGAACATAATTCTACCTTTCCTATCAAACAAAATGAACTTGACATGCTTCGTGATGAAGCTACATCTTATATTAAAAGTATACAATGGGAACAAGGTCAACGGGCAAAAAACAAAGATAAAGATAATAAGGATGAGTCGATCTTACTGTATTTGTCGAGAGCTAAAGGAAATGGAGGAACCGAAATTACTTCTGTTTCAAAAACCATTCTTGAATTAAAAAAACGCTTACTGCCAGAATCAATAGCTATTCCAATTTATTTGAACCAAACTCTGTATGCAGTGCAAGAAGGAATTGCCCTGGGAATATGGATTAAAGATAGCTATTATGATGCTTCAGGATTATCTAGTCTAGCCGAAAACAGAACAGCCCTTGATAATTCGGGAAAACGAGAATATGAAAGTAAAATGCAAACGGCGACCGCGTTCATGCTCTTTTCGACAGCCTATAAAATTTTACATGATCTTCAAACGCTGGCCTCTGATGACTTAAGTGTGATGAAGAATAAGTTTGCCGGAATTCCAGAGGTGTCTTTAATGACGCCTTTGAAAGGTATTTCATGTGCCTTATTTTATTATGATAAATATTTAGGTCATCCAGAAATTATTAAAACAGATAAAGATGTCATCGATTTTACCGTTGTCTTTTTTGAAGCCTTAATTGCTGAAATCCAAATGCGTAAAAGTAGCTTGGAGTACACTGAAACGATTTCCGATAGAACCTATAAGTTAGAGAACTCTGATTTTGCCGTTTCAGGATGGGAGAACATATTTCAAGGAGCCGCTAAGAGCGTTGAATTTAATAAAATTCAGTTTGAACAAATCGTTGGAAATAGAGACGCCAAGCATTTTGCACGTCGTTTAACCGAGCGTATGTTAAGCTATGACTTTACAGCTAAAAAGAATCCGTTTCAAGAACTCGGCGGTTTTATGCCTGTATTTATGGGTTATGGTATTCCAGGAACTGGAAAGAGTATGTTGATAGCAGCAATTGCGACACGACTTAAAGAACATTGTGACAGCTTAGATATTCCGTTTTTGTTTCACCCTATGCCAGACACATTGATTTCGACCTTTCAAGGTGGTTCAGCAGAGAAGATGGTGGAGTGGATGAAACCACTACAAGATCCTTCAAAATTAATCTTTGCACCAATCGATGATGCAGAAAATAATTTGCAAGAGCGCACCGCTCAAGGTGTTTCTGCCGGTGTTAAAGAGGTTATAGGTGTGTTTCTAAGATACACCGAAGGAGCTTATGCTGTGAATTATGGAAATAGCTCGATAGGCTTATTTACAAATCTTCCAGAAATGTTGGATAAAGCCGTAATTTCACGTGTGCAGGGTCGATTTAAAATTGATGGTGCCAAAACAGAGTATGATTTTTTAGATCAGGATCATTTATGGTGGCGAAAATTTGATGATACAATGCCAGACTTTGTCAACATGCAAGGTCCTGAAAACTATAGCTATCTTCAAGACCAAGGCCTAGCTAAAAACATGGGTGAGATATTAAAACATTCGGATAAACCATCCGAGGAACGCGTTTTAGAAGCCTATGATAAAATTGAAAATAATTTTAAAACAAATCAGCACTTATTCTTTGCAAATTTGTATACGGAAATTCAGAAGATATTTCCGTTTTTCTCATCTAGAGATGTGCGTAATATTCAAAGTGCCATTTCATTGCGCTTAACAGATTTTGATTTAGAAGAAGATTGGTTTGAAAACCCAGAAATTTATTTCAAAAAAGATTATGACACCAAATACAATATGTTGCAAGAATTGATGCGCGCCAATATGAAAGGTTTAGATTTTTCTGAAATCCGCCGACAAGAAGTGGTGAGATATCTCGATAACGTTGCGACCATTGCAGATACTGACTTTAAACGTAAAGTAGACGCTAGAGTTAATCAATTGAATATTGATAGTGAAGCTAGAGAGCGATTTGGGAAATTAAACTCATAA